In the genome of Vicia villosa cultivar HV-30 ecotype Madison, WI linkage group LG7, Vvil1.0, whole genome shotgun sequence, one region contains:
- the LOC131618122 gene encoding uncharacterized protein LOC131618122 — MLNKTTTNSFNHDNKLDDHSFLTLLHSDLSSIFHQIDELVVKALEVKNGVSKEGKREMESFNNLLSEMLSSLKPWIPKLQTSLSSTSVESQSKSEEVSCDESNVSDCESPKETALVSPSPLVSWRANCTVQRGRQMFMLTPLPLSKSFRQPQSKLDFTELASSSNTSILYGVVTKPTPIKLPLSILNEDATNNEELELISSPEFSHRDTSMLYMMTPGLKMSPPKTCVLLEPISEIRHVGNNQFRKSTPYPVGVHYSDSEDSARDSVSQGLALKYPEFTRIQRVPKSGIGKKYVEASPIWLTSPPKTCVLLGTSAEKSLKLEKGDNDSCIDISESVLEQQVSKLNLKEQISKGHNQAKKSSKDHYVGDLSHIENTPMWLNPENTLQRGKRAGENTLKKELWAKFEEVSTCGFEPKFHTVSMNSHKGFLDLLEEASCDE; from the exons ATgttgaacaaaacaacaacaaattcctTCAATCACGATAACAAACTCGATGACCATTCCTTCCTCACTCTCCTCCACTCCGATCTTTCGTCTATCTTCCATCAG ATCGATGAGCTTGTTGTGAAAGCACTTGAAGTAAAGAATGGTGTGAGCAAAGAGGGGAAAAGAGAAATGGAATCGTTCAACAATTTGTTGTCTGAAATGTTGTCTAGTTTGAAG CCATGGATACCAAAATTACAAACTTCACTTTCATCAACTTCTGTGGAATCTCAAAGTAAAAGTGAAGAAGTTTCTTGTGATGAAAGCAATGTGAGTGACTGTGAGAGTCCTAAAGAGACTGCATTAGTATCTCCTTCTCCCCTTGTTTCATGGCGTGCTAATTGCACAGTTCAAAGAGGTAGACAAATGTTTATGCTCACACCGCTACCATTATCAAAATCATTCCGCCAACCACAATCCAAATTAGATTTCACTGAATTGGCTTCCTCCAGTAATACTTCAATACTTTACGGTGTTGTAACGAAACCAACTCCAATAAAGCTTCCTCTTTCTATTTTGAATGAAGATGCAACAAATAATGAAGAGCTTGAGTTGATTTCTTCGCCCGAATTTTCTCATAGAGACACTTCCATGCTTTATATGATGACTCCTGGTTTGAAAATGTCACCTCCGAAGACTTGTGTTTTGCTTGAACCTATATCTGAAATACGTCATGTTGGTAATAACCAGTTTCGAAAGTCCACGCCATATCCAGTTGGAGTTCATTACAGTGATTCAGAAGATTCTGCCAGGGACAGTGTGTCACAGGGTTTGGCGTTGAAATATCCAGAATTCACGAGGATACAGCGTGTTCCTAAGTCAGGAATTGGAAAGAAATACGTGGAAGCATCACCTATTTGGCTTACCTCACCTCCAAAAACTTGTGTTTTGTTAGGAACATCTGCTGAGAAATCATTGAAGTTGGAGAAGGGTGATAATGATTCATGTATAGATATATCGGAATCCGTTCTTGAGCAACAAGTCagtaaattgaatttgaaagaacaaATTTCCAAAGGTCATAATCAAGCCAAAAAATCTTCTAAAG ATCATTATGTTGGCGACTTATCACATATAGAGAACACTCCCATGTGGCTGAACCCTGAAAACACATTACAAAGAGGGAAACGTGCCGGTGAGAATACTTTGAAGAAGGAATTATGGGCTAAGTTTGAAGAAGTATCTACTTGTGGATTTGAGCCCAAGTTTCACACAGTTAGTATGAATTCTCATAAAGGCTTTCTTGACCTACTGGAAGAAGCTTCTTGTGATGAATAA
- the LOC131616329 gene encoding lysM domain receptor-like kinase 3, giving the protein MILVGKNPHLKLLQFLLFLVYLHFNRTSSYQMAPMNCTDTSRLCTSFLAYKPNKNQSLGVIQSMFDVLQSDITVEGNGWDYIFIRKNCSCASGIKKYVSNTTYTVKSNEGFVDDLVMDAYDGLILLPNTSRKARNGAVISLRLFCGCSSGLWNYLLSYVLRDGDSVESLASRFGVSMDSIEDVNGLDGPDNVTVGSLYYIPLNSVPGDPYHVSNASPPASVPTPSVDNFSGDEVNHKYHVPFGWIIGGLGFGLILIIFGIILCVCLRSSNCFSDSRSHEKDDERKVSHKFHILRNPSFFCGSGRYICGKHVDQKQTDGDSSNHTITVPKASTLGPDVFDMDKPVVFAYEEIFSSTEGFSDSNLLGHGTYGSVYYSLLRDQEVAIKRMTAMKTKEFTSEVKVLCKVHHANLVELIGYAASHDELFLVYEYAQKGSLRSHLHDPQNKGHSPLSWIMRVQIALDAARGLEYIHEHTKAHYVHRDIKTSNILLDASFKAKISDFGLAKLVGITNEGDVSTTKVVGTYGYLAPEYLTDGLATTKSDVYAFGVVVFEIITGKEAIIRTEGMMTKNPERRSLASIMLAVLKNSPDSLSMSSMRDYIDPNMMNLYPHDCVFKMALLAKQCVDDDPILRPDMKQVVISISQILLSSIEWEATLAGNSQVFSGLVQGR; this is encoded by the exons ATGATTCTTGTAGGAAAAAACCCTCATTTGAAGTTACTTCAGTTTCTTCTCTTTTTAGTTTACCTTCATTTCAACAGAACCAGTTCTTATCAGATGGCACCTATGAACTGTACGGACACAAGCCGTCTTTGCACTTCATTCTTGGCCTATAAGCCTAACAAAAACCAGTCTTTAGGAGTGATTCAAAGCATGTTTGATGTGTTGCAAAGTGACATCACAGTTGAAGGAAATGGTTGGGATTATATATTCATAAGGAAGAACTGTTCTTGTGCATCTGGTATAAAGAAATATGTGTCCAACACTACTTACACTGTGAAATCCAATGAAGGGTTTGTGGATGATTTGGTGATGGATGCATATGATGGACTTATTTTGCTTCCCAACACTTCAAGGAAAGCTAGGAATGGTGCTGTTATATCACTGAGGTTGTTTTGTGGATGTTCTAGTGGATTGTGGAACTATTTGTTGAGTTATGTGTTGAGAGATGGGGACAGTGTTGAATCTTTGGCAAGTAGATTTGGGGTTAGTATGGATAGTATTGAGGATGTGAATGGTCTTGATGGACCTGATAATGTTACTGTCGGTTCACTTTATTATATTCCTCTTAATTCTG TTCCTGGTGATCCTTATCATGTGAGCAATGCTTCTCCACCAGCTTCTGTTCCTACCCCTTCCGTTGATAATTTTTCAG GTGATGAGGTTAATCATAAGTATCATGTACCCTTTGGATGGATCATTGGTGGTTTAGGATTTGGTCTTATTCTGATAATATTTGGCATCATTCTATGTGTTTGCCTTAGATCGTCGAATTGTTTCTCTGATTCCAGAAGTCATGAAAAAGATGATGAGCGAAAGGTCTCTCATAAATTCCATATTCTTCGAAACCCAAGTTTTTTTTGTGGTTCCGGAAGGTACATATGTGGTAAACATGTTGACCAGAAGCAGACAGATGGTGACTCCAGCAATCACACCATTACCGTTCCAAAAGCTTCAA CTCTTGGACCTGATGTATTTGACATGGATAAACCGGTAGTTTTTGCATATGAAGAGATTTTTTCCTCAACGGAAGGCTTCTCTGATTCAAATCTACTTGGACATGGAACATATGGATCTGTGTACTATAGCCTCCTCCGCGACCAG GAAGTTGCTATTAAAAGAATGACCGCTATGAAAACTAAAGAGTTTACATCAGAGGTTAAAGTTCTATGCAAGGTTCATCATGCTAATCTG GTAGAATTGATTGGCTATGCAGCTAGTCATGATGAGCTTTTCCTAGTTTACGAATATGCTCAAAAGGGTTCACTAAGAAGCCATTTGCATGATCCTCAAAATAAGG GTCATTCGCCACTTTCTTGGATCATGAGGGTCCAAATCGCACTTGATGCTGCTAGGGGACTTGAATATATACACGAGCATACAAAAGCTCATTATGTTCACCGCGATATCAAGACGAGCAACATTTTGCTTGACGCTTCCTTTAAAGCAAAA ATATCAGATTTTGGATTGGCGAAACTTGTCGGGATAACAAATGAGGGAGACGTTTCTACTACCAAAGTTGTTGGTACATATGGATATCTTGCTCCAGA ATACTTGACCGACGGCCTTGCAACGACCAAAAGTGATGTCTATGCATTCGGTGTTGTTGTTTTTGAGATTATAACCGGAAAGGAGGCTATTATTCGAACAGAAGGCATGATGACAAAAAATCCTGAAAGACGATCGCTGGCATCAATA ATGTTAGCGGTTCTTAAGAACTCACCTGATTCCTTGAGCATGTCAAGCATGAGAGATTACATTGATCCAAATATGATGAATCTGTATCCTCATGATTGTGTATTTAAG ATGGCTCTGCTGGCGAAGCAGTGTGTGGACGACGATCCGATCTTACGACCTGATATGAAACAAGTAGTGATTTCCATCTCACAGATTCTACTCTCTTCTATTGAGTGGGAAGCAACACTAGCTGGAAACAGTCAAGTATTCAGTGGACTTGTTCAAGGAAGATAG